In a genomic window of Homo sapiens chromosome 22, GRCh38.p14 Primary Assembly:
- the TOMM22 gene encoding mitochondrial import receptor subunit TOM22 homolog has product MAAAVAAAGAGEPQSPDELLPKGDAEKPEEELEEDDDEELDETLSERLWGLTEMFPERVRSAAGATFDLSLFVAQKMYRFSRAALWIGTTSFMILVLPVVFETEKLQMEQQQQLQQRQILLGPNTGLSGGMPGALPSLPGKI; this is encoded by the exons ATGGCTGCCGCCGTCGCTGCTGCCGGTGCAGGGGAACCCCAGTCCCCGGACGAATTGCTCCCGAAAGGCGACGCGGAGAAGCctgaggaggagctggaggaggacgACGATGAGGAG CTAGATGAGACCCTGTCGGAGAGACTATGGGGCCTGACGGAGATGTTTCCGGAGAGGGTCCGGTCCGCGGCCGGAGCCACTTTTGATCTTTCCCTCTTTGTGGCTCAGAAAATGTACAG GTTTTCCAGGGCAGCCTTGTGGATTGGGACCACTTCCTTTATGATCCTGGTTCTTCCCGTTGTCTTTGAGACGGAGAAGTTGCAAATGGAGCAACAGCAGCAACTGCAGCAGCGGCAG atACTTCTAGGACCTAACACAGGGCTCTCAGGAGGAATGCCAGGGGCTCTACCCTCACTTCCTGGAAAGATCTAG